Genomic segment of Eleutherodactylus coqui strain aEleCoq1 chromosome 1, aEleCoq1.hap1, whole genome shotgun sequence:
CGTTATgccacgatctgacaggcagtctatcaagacgtGCCACTGGGATGGCTTCGTagtcaatctgcaatggcagccatgGCAACTAAACCGACGGGGGCATTTGGGACCCTTAAACTGTGGTTGGGGTATTTAAATGTTTTTCTCAGAATTGACTGTGGTatttaaagagttaaaggggttgtcccgcgccgaaacgggtttttttttttctcaatagccccccccgttcggcgcgagacaaacccgatgcatgtgttgaaaaaaaaaaacggatagtacttacccgaatccccgcgctccggtgacttcttacttaccttgcgaagatggccgccgggatcttcaccctcggtggaccgcaggtcttctcccatggtgcaccgtgggctctgtgcggtccattgccgattccagcctcctgattggctggaatcggcacacgtgacggggcggagctacgaggagcgctctccagcacgagcagccccattcaacacggagaagaccggactgcgcaagcgcgtctaatcgggtgattagacgctgaaaattagacggcaccatggagacggggacgccagcaacggagcaggtaagggaataacttctgtatggctcctaattaatgcacaatgtacattacaaagtgcattaatatggccatacagaagtgctgaaccccactttgtttcgcgggacaacccctttaacagctgtAATCAGCGTGTGTGCTGATCTTGGCTGTTGCAGGTAATTATCAGGCGTCAAAGACCGCCGAAAATGACATTGGATTGCGGGATCTACCCAAGAACCTCTATGACTATCCCCAACTCATCCCCTCACTAACTGAAAGGCTGTATTTGTACGTTGCTTCCGCTCAGCAAGTTTTAGTCTTGGTTTTCTTGACCTGAAGCAAAACCACAGCATCTTCACCTCAATTTTGGAAACTTATGATGtggctacaacgtgttagtgtcGCTAAGTCTCTGTGTACACACTCTTCCATTTAGCGACCTGCTCATCTAGGCTCTTCACATTGGTCACCACTGGTGTTTCTTCCGATGTGTTGGAAACCCGGCATGCTCTAAAGAGCCTGAGAGAGGAAAGGGCTCCCTCCGTCACAGGTTGGACCCCAGCAATGCAATTACAAGTATCTAGAGGGTTGCTGTGTGAATAGCAAGTATTTAGGGAGTAGCACATGTgaagaagacttgggtatactaatagatcatagactgaacacgagtcaacaatgtgatgcagcagccaaaaaggcaaacacaattctgggatgtattaggagaagcatagagtctagatcacatgaggtcattatccccctctactcttccttagtcagacctcatctggaatactgtgtccagttctgggcaccacactttaaaaaagacatagacaaactggaggaagttcagaggagagctaccaagatggtaaaTCCGAcgctgagcggggggttggacccgatgaacctggaggtcccttccaactccaccattctatggaGGCCTAACACTTTTTCTGTCAGACCTTTGTGGTAACTGAGACGTTGTGTGTCCATTTCTCACAGGTAACCATTTTTCTATGACACCGCCAGAAACCCGAGGCAGAAATGTCACTTCCCACAGCGGGgtaaagaaagagaagaagaggaAAGCACGTGATTCTCAGGTACAGGAATCTCATCGCACTAGTCTACCCCTTAGCCCCCTGAGGACGCAGATGAGTTTTTTGTTTCTCATATTTGAGGGTTTGTGTTCGGTTGTATTGTTTGTCACATTATTACCCCCATAACATGTAAGTCTTCTGTCAGTAGAGCTGGTGGGCTGCAGCCTGTGTTGGTATCCTCATTAGTTCCATTGTTCTTGGGAGCAGGAATGATAAAAACAACATAATGTTATGAATGTTTTCCTCCAGTGCTCACTGCGCTGCTTAGATGACATTATATTTCATTAGTTTGGACTTTCTCATATGCGGCGACATCAGTTGTAtcctttttttcccttgtttataCAGAGGCCGTACTTGTAATAGGGGCGagggtgggggtcagaggccgtacatgtaatgggggcgagggtgggggtcagaggccgtacatgtaatgggggcgagggtgggggtcagaggccgtacatgtaatgggggcgacggtgggggtcagaggccgtacatgtaatgggggcgagggtgggggtcagaggctgtacatgtaatgggggcgagggTGGGGGTCAGAGGGCGTACAtataatgggggcgacggtggggttcACAGGCCGTACAtataatgggggcgacggtgggggtcacaggccatacatgtaatggggggtgacggtgggggtcacaggccgtacatgtaatggggggtgacggtggggggtcagaggccgtacatgtaatgggggtcgTGGTGGGGGTcacaggccgtacatgtaatgaggGTCGTGGTGGGGGTcacaggccgtacatgtaatgggggccgcgGTGGGGGTcacaggccgtacatgtaatgggggccgcgGTGGGGGTcacaggccgtacatgtaatgggggccgcgGTGGGGGTcacaggccgtacatgtaatgggggccgcgGTGggggtcagacgctcctctctactggtggtctgtagggggcgccctgagcccagtcaccttgtgtgcccccatccactggtcccaacacctcctaacagtctgtacAGAATGACTTGgttggggacaattcatcgatatgacactccagcttctcacatcccaataatgcgcccccctctggtaacgaggtgaaatctcttctgtgcgtcgtagaggcgtctagtggccaacatgctgtacatgccaagttttgcagcaaaatgacaatgattgttttgttttttgtttgttttaattttcatgcctttttccctttttttttcttttagtcctgtgGCAATATCTGGGTGGGGGATGGCGGTTGGTCTGACGTAACTTTATTTTCTTGAGTTTTCAGTATATAACAAGGATAATCCTAGGGGAGCACAGCAGCCACCGGCAGCACATACACTTTGTGCCAGAAGCCTAACAAACACTTGCCCGTCAAGGTGCTAACTTGCTCAGGATAGGTTAGCAATAGTTGTTCGTCCGGGTCAGtcgctgcagccccccactgatcagcagagcgggcgcatgctgtcagcgccgcaaatacacagagatcggagcagaagcctccatgccgacctcctATATAGTGTCCGGCGCttttaactgcaggcacggctcccgttGATTTCAGCTGATCGTGGGGGGCGGCAGCGatggaccccggctgatcaactattaatgacttattgTGAGGATAGTATttactggaaaaccctttttacaGTAGTTCTCTCACTCACTGCTAACCCTGTGGCCTAGTGCCACTACACGTACCCAACCGGGTGTAAGTCTgggggcgtccttccctgtcagactcatggCCGTACCCCAGCCTGGTCTCCCACAGAGGTCAGGCTTTCAGCCTCCTCTTAGCCTCCCTCTCGGGGAGTAGCTCCAGCTCTCTCTCAGCAGCCGCTCTGCTTTCAGCAGGGACTTCAATGTTTCTGGAGGTTTtagctcctccagacacacccacacagctgtcCTTGCTGGTTAGCACACATTCAAGGCCCCCTAAAGGCCACTTTGTGTACTGCACTTCTACAATCCCTAGTGAGACTTTAACATGCAATCTCAGGATCACTTCtccaatacactgcattacttctgtgttgcagtatattgtgcCCTGGTTGTCATTCTATTACAAGAAGTACAATGATAACATGCCTCCCACTGCCACAACAACTGAACAGCATCCTACGTTGGCATCGCCTGCAGCTCCTTGGAGGACAGTTAAATGCCACAGTTAGCATTGTGTTACTATAATTACAAGTtgcccacaggataggggataacttgctaagaCCCCCCCACTGATCTCGAAAACGGGACTCCTGTGCCCTCCATCCTCActacagggttactgcaccccctgcagtgataaGGGCACTGAGTGGAGCGCTGGTCGCGCACTGGCGCTGCATTCACTTTTAACTGGACCGTGGAGATAGCGGAGCGGCACCCACTCGGGTATTTTCGTCactccattgaaatgcattgtgcGCTAACCATACATGCTTGGCCAGCGCTGCATTCATATTGACGTCACTGCAGAGAGAAGCGACCCCACAGtaacaggcagagcgggacaagAGTCACActctcaagatcagtgggggtttcagtggtgagaccctccCAACCAGGCAGCAAGTTCTTCCCTATGCTGTGCATAgaagataacttgtaattgtggtacaactccTCTAATGCTGTCTGTGGTTAAAAAGTACAGTTACAGTTAAAAATTGGATGGGAGAACCCAAAGATTTCCTGCATGACTGGAACGGTGGTTGAGCATGTGCACCGCTGCTGCATTCACTTCTTCACTGGGGCTGCCGGAGATAGCGGAGTGCTTGAACTCCATGAGTGGATGCATGGATGcttcactgccactccattcggGGACTGCATGATCTGAGACCCTGATTCTTGTGATGCGTGGGGTCTCCAGTAGCTGAACCTTCACTCATCAGGTAGTTATatcctattttgtggataggggataacttaattTGGTGGAAGAACaccttttaaggggttttctgccctctttttcattgatgacctatcctctagaaaggtcatcagtagttgatggacaaggTGTCCACTGCTCAGTACCACCGCCCATCAGCTAATTATCCGGCCCACTGTCTATAATTAATGGGTAGTGGGAGGAATCCTAATCTACCGCATAAAACACTATGTAGTCAGGTAATTGCTCTGTGAGAAAACACTGGAAACCCAATAGTCTCTTGTTGGGGCCCGACACTTGCAGATTTGTGGGGAAAGAGACTCAAAACTTTGCAGGCAAAATGAAGTCTGATTGCTGTGACTCCTCTTGTATTACAGGCTGAAGCTGGAGACAAGCCACTGCCCATCAGGTGTAAAGAGGAACCAAATACTTCTGAAATTATCTTGGGTGAGTAAAGAAACCCTGTCCTTTAGTAATGTACCTCCATAGTGCAGGACACGCCAGCTAGCAAGTACTGGGCACTTCTTACAATGCTGAGCAGCTAAGCATGGGTGGGGCTGTACTGGGAGTCAGAACTCAGCGTGGGTGGGACTTGCCTAGGACTGAGAACTCGGCGTGGGTGGGGCTGTACTGGAAGTGAGAACTTGGCATGGGTGGGGCTAAACTGAGACTCTGAAAATACAACTTCCATTATGCCATTGTTCTGTTTTGTGAGGTCAGAGCATAAAGTCATCATATCCATAGCATACCGAAATCCTAGAAATAGCAGTCTTCGCCAACttgcatgcattaaatatgactcTGTGGCCACCTTCTCACCTATGAATCTATTGCAGGCCCACCAACTAGCTGGAAGATCCAACCTGACTCCCCCCATGTGTTAGTTCCTGTCCAACATAAAAATGGAGATAACCCAAGTAACCTGGACGGAAGCACTTCCAGTGACATTCACCCCATAGCGGTAATAGTAAAACCTCAATCTGTTCTGAGCCTCAGACCGCCCCGGAAAGACAAATCAGACCAACAACCGCACCCGTTTAGTCAAGAACCTGGAGGAGATACCCCCTCCAGTAGCCTAATGAAGTTCGAAGATGGGGATGGAAACGAGCTGGCGGTAGTGTATGTTTGCAAGCAGTGCGGGCAGAACTTTGAAAACAAGATCGACCTGACCGCTCATGAGCAGATGCTCCATTGTGCATTGTGTCAGAAGTGCTTCAAGGACAAGTCCGCCCTGGTGGTCCACCAGTGGGCTTTTCACATGCCCAAACCCAATACAAAGGAGCCCAAATATCCACCCAAGGATGAAGGGCCGTTCTCTTGCAACGAATGCGGTAAGTCATTACTGAGCAAATCGGGCTTCGAAAGGCATCAGAGCATCCACACGGGCGCCTTCCCCTGTCCGGAGTGCGGGAAGTGTCTCACGGACCGCTCGGGTCTCATTAGACATAGGAGGACTCACACAGTAGAGAGGTCCTTTCCTTGTTTAGATTGTGGCAGACGGTTCACACGGAGGAACCACCTCATGTCTCATCAGAGTGTCCACAAGGAATCGATTTCTCCAACTGCGGAAAATGATTTTCAGTGAAGTCGATCCTGGAAGCCCATCGGGTCTTGAACCAATCaagtgcagaagcaaaagagcAGTAAAACCCAACAGACACTGCTACAGTATGGGTTCTACATGGAAGCCGCTTGTGGCGGGGACAACCGTTTTCCTGTGTCAGCAGACTCCAcccctttttcatatttttttattctattagtTGACCAGTGGTCACATGCTCAGAATCTTCAATTTTCATGCCTTTATCTTTGCTCTGAATTGGAAAGGTGGACTGATAGGACCAATGACATCCCTACTGCTGTCCATAGCCCCTGACTGAACTAAATATTGCATTAAAGTGGCTGTTCGGCcacttaaattaaaaaaaacaaaaaaaccctctttATTTCTTTCAATACTTTAAAGCAGCGTTTCCCAAACTGTGCCCCGCGGAGCCCCTGGGGCTCCACAAGCGACAGTCAGGGCCCCCGAGGGAGGGTCTAGGTTTCCTAGCACAACTCACAGCTGTAGCAGTGTCCAGGCAGGCTTTACTAAGGAACAGGACATGTGGTGGCAGATCACATGAGCTAGCTCCAGTCATGTGATCCGCTTTTctatgtcaccgcaggtcctgtTCCTCACGAAAGAATGCCCGGATGGCATATTAACAATTTCTGTAACAGCTCAGcagtattcagcaattccagcaagctgattggttctgattcacaattccagcaacctgattggttgtttgggttggctgattcaacctgattggttgtttttgggttggctgattcaacctgattggttgtttgggttggctgattcaacctgattggttgtttgggctggctgattcaacctgattggttgttagggctgAGCTGCTATAGAAACTGTTAATATGCTCCCAAATGCTGTTGCAGGGGTAAATAGAGCAGGGCGCAATGGAGGGGTGGTACTAGGAGACACCAATTCCTACTGGGgctaccaatatagggggtcactattattactccgctctattggtctaaaggacactgctctctcctggttcttttcctacctctctgaccgctctttcagtgtttcctttgctggttctatctccgctccacttcctctcactgtcggggtcccccagggctcggtccttggtccccttctcttctctatctatactgccccaattggtcaaaccatccacaaatttggcctccaataccatctctacgctgacgacacccaactatacacctcctctcgtgagatctctggaccattcctccaaaatatcaccgactgtctgtccgctgtctctaacactatgtcctcctttTTTTcgaactaaacctctctaaaactgacctccttgtctttccaccttctaactgacctcctctcaacatctccattccagtgtctggcaccatcataacccccagacagcaagcCCGCTgctttggggtcacactggactctgacctctcctttgccccccatatccaatctctggcccaaacatgccacatgcacctcagaaatattgctaaaatacgtccgtcctaaccacggacacgctaaagacgctcgtggttgccctcatccactcccggcttgactactgcaactcgctactcattggcctcccccgcactagactcgctccgctccaatccatactaaatgcagcagctagactcatttttctatccagccgttactcagacgcctctgcattatgccagtcgctgcattggctgcccatccactgcagaactaaatttaaattcCTCTACCTTCTCACTCACTCCTCATCTATATCTACCAAAACCCAGGAGGCAGGATACAAGGTGCTTTcacgctggtacagggtgcccacCCGTCTCAACCAAATATATCCATCGGTCTCCCCATTGTGCTGGAGATGCCGTACGGACAGAGGGACCTTCTTACACATCTTTTGGGACTTATGCTGGCAAGCTTTTAGACGGAGGTCTGGAAGATTACTTCTAAATTTACTCAATATCAGTAGTACGCCACCTGGTCGCCGCAGCGAGGTCCTGCATACCGAGATCCTAGCGCCAAACCACCCCACCTTCGATAGCTTTATGGCTTAACACAATTCAGGGGAttctggagatggaggaccttacggcTACACTCAAAGGCAGCCCAGAAAAGTTCATGAAGACCTGGTTCTGCTGGCTTGAGTTTCAGAACTCAGTAGAATACCAAAGACTACTAGAAGCCAACTACTCAAGGTCATAGTCTACCACCACCCTCTCCCCCCTCACCCCAATCATACCCCATATCCCCTTTACCCAACCCTAAACGTCCCCTATGTATCCTGTCCTGTGTCTTAGTTTACTTTCGTTTTTGATAAGGTTGTTGGAGTTGGAAACACATTcaattgttttcttttctttaagaCCTGGCACAGAGGAGGTTGCCCACACGCTTAAGTTCAAAGTCCACCCAAAGCCAAGAATGTGTAAACATTAATGTCTTCTTTACCAAccagttaaaaagaaaagcaTCAGCAGGAACATAACGAGGACTAAAGTATTGTATCGTATAAACGCATTCAGACGACCTTTAACCTTATATGTATTACATTTGAAAacgataaataaagaatttataaactcctctacctcacccacaaagctctgcatggcgccgcaccaccatacatcgcctccctactgtcagtataccacccagccggctcactccgatccgctaacacactcagactaaacccaCCTCTAATACAAAGCTCACacactcgcctccaggacttcaccagagctgcacccatcctctggaacgctctaccccaaggtatccggacaattcccaatgcacgaaatttcagacgcaccctaaaaatgcacctcttcagggaagcataccaaatcccatGACCTAGTTCCCCATCCCTCCCTATGgatccccacaccttccaccctgcctatcacatacaacCTCTACCCCTGCTCCTCCTTACCGTCCCACccagtttgcttcctaataactgatttccacatgaaatcccctactgcctgtgttccccatgactcgctcccctccccctcctgtatCAACCCCACCTCAATTGTTTCTAgctgattgtacctcacattgtaattgttgtattgtttgccttTATCCCAtgcttgtaagcgctgcggaataagttggcggtatacgaataaagattattattattattacacggggagaatttgctgtggaagaaatctgcacaaaacccgtgcggatatTAGCATGTGATGCGGGATTTAGTTCTGCAGCATTTTAAATATAAAGTATATCAATAGCCCCTCCAGCGCTCCTGGTTTTTTTaaaacggccctgtcctttttataacgatggaggtaaaaataataatttgtgataagccacgcccctaacccctcccttgGCCACACCTCTGTCCCactttggggctccatgagaaacttttgcttcaaaaagaactccatggctgaaaaagtttgggatccGCTGCTTTAAAGTATTCTAATTCCCTTCCGCTCCTCATCTAATGCTTCCTGGACTTTCCCACTGGTCTCCAGAAGTCCTGGTCCCTGTTGACCTgaacatgtgattgctgcagccaatcactaaccaCTGCGGTAACCTGCTACAGccactcattggctgcagcagtcacatgttcttgtCAACAGGGACTAGGAAATATGGAAAGCAGTGAGGAACCCAGGAAATACCGGCGGTGACTGACCTGGAGGCGGAAGCTAATATTTTAGGGACTTATGACTCTTTACAAGAAGAAATCAGCGCCGTACTCGTGACTTACCGTCTGAGGACTGATCCTAACATTGGTCTTCACATGTAGAAGAGGCCACAGTGTGAGGAATAGACTTCTGCCGGAGGGATTGTTATTTGTAGCCATGGATGTAGTAAATTCACGGTTTTCTAAGTGATCCCAAACTTATCTTGCCCACCATAGGCCGAGACCCAAACTTTCCATTTTTCTGTATTGCCCCTGCGGTACATCCCATTGCACCCCGTCTCTGGCAGGGTATAATGGGAGTACTAAGATGGCGGACCTTAGGGCCTTCAGTAGTGATGAAGTGGGgcttaaaataaatatatgcgtCCCTGCCTGCCGTATCAACACCTTGGCACCAATCAGGAGACAGAGGAAGCAGTCTCCCTCTGACTAACcacttaaatgctgcagtcaatattgactgcagcatctgaggtGTTAGAGGGGTATTCCAGAGCTTTACTAGTGATGACCaagcctgaggataggtcatcaatagtaaagtcctggaaaacccctttaaatggctgggattggcATTATCTGTAATTCTGGCTGCTGTAGACCGGTATCAGCCACCACTTATGGAGCGGCTCAGCTCCTCCGCGGCTTCATGTTGGCACTGCCCACCCCAGACATGTATATATTGGGACCAGTTCTGGGGCTCTATCACTCCGGGTCTTATCTTATCTACAGATGTTATTTTGatgaaatattttaataaattgcagTTTTTGAGGCCTGCGGTGTATTATTCTTGTGGGTTGTATATATTGGAGGGGGTTTTGGGGTTCCCCTTTGAATATGACTGTTTACTACATAACACTAGAACATTCAGTTCTTTTACGCTCATCGGGTCTTGTTATTAATAACGGCCCGCCACAGTTCATGTCTCCGCGGTCCTGCAGGGGATATTACTAACGGCCCGCCGCGGTTCATGTCTCCGCGGTCCTGCAGGGGATATTACTAACGGCCCGCCGCGGTTCATGTCTCCGCGGTCCTGCAGGGGATATTACTAACGGCCCGCCGCGGTTCATGTCTCCGCGGTCCTGCAGGGGATATTACTAACGGCCCGCCGCGGTTCATGTCTCCACGGTCCTGCAGGAGATATTACTAACGGCCTGCCGCGGTTCACGTCTCCGCGCTCCTGCAGGAGATATTACTAACGGCCCGCCGCGGTTCATGTCTCCGTGGTCCTGCACAAGATATTACTAACGGCCTGCCGCGGTTCACGTCTCCGTGCTCCTGCAGGGGATATTACTAACGGCCCGCCGTGGTTCACGTCTCCGTGCTCCTGCAGGGGATATTACTAACGGCCCGTCGCGGTTCACGTCTCCGCGCTCCTGCAGGGGATATTACTAACGGCCCGCCGCGGTTTATGTCTCCGTGGTCCTGCAGGAGATATTACTAACGGCCCGCCACGGTTCACGTCTCTGTGCTCCTGCAGGGGATATTACTAACGGCCCGCCGCGGTTCATGTCTCCGTGCTCCTGCAGGAGATATTACTAACGGCCCGCCGCGGTTCACGTCTCCGTGCTCCTGCAGGAGATATTACTAACGGCCCGCCGCAGTTCATGTCTCCGTGGTCCTGCAGGAGATATTACTAACGGCCCGCCATGGTTCACGTCTCTGTGCTCCTGCAGGAGATATTACTAATGGCCCGCCGTGGTTCACGTCTCCGCGCTCCTGCAGGAGATATTACTAACGGCCTGCCGCGGTTCACGTCTCCGTGCTCCTGCAGGGGATATTACTAACGGCCCGCCGTGGTTCACGTCCCCGCGCTCCTGCAGGGGATATTACTAACGGCCCGCCGTGGTTCACGTCTCTGTGCTCCTGCAGGGGATATTACTAACGGCCTGCCGCGGTTCACGTCTCCGCGCTCCTGCAGGAGATAATACTAACGGCCCGCCGTGGTTCATGTCTCCGCGCTCCTGCAGGAGATATTACTAACGGCCCGCCACAGTTCACGTTTTCGCGCTCCTGCAGGAGATATTACTAACAGCCCGCCGCGGTTCATGTCTCCGTGCTCCTGCAGGAGATATTACTAACGGCCCGCCGCGGTTCATGTCTCCGTGGTCCTGCAGGAGATATTACTAACGGCCCGCCACGGTTCAcattttcgcgctcctgcaggAGATATTACTAACGGCCCGCCACGATTCACTTTTTCGCGCTCCTGCAGGAGATATTACTAACGGCCCGCCGCGGTTCATGTCTCTGTGGTCCTGCAGGAGATATTA
This window contains:
- the LOC136589946 gene encoding oocyte zinc finger protein XlCOF8.4-like is translated as MAHICTERGRISEFILHSLMMSKDKTEVTGKILNLTLEIIFLLTGEDFILSKKQKDSSTDACQLCVSEGSAEERSCQEETPEPGETTSSDTQEVLVRCEDVAIFFSPEEWEYMEGHKERYKELVTESHQSPAAADGDVPTSPPRSCTSPLASPKEEDHKVVMQEPQGPPAVGTLLPQCKEEEIPVEIGSGNHFSMTPPETRGRNVTSHSGVKKEKKRKARDSQAEAGDKPLPIRCKEEPNTSEIILGPPTSWKIQPDSPHVLVPVQHKNGDNPSNLDGSTSSDIHPIAVIVKPQSVLSLRPPRKDKSDQQPHPFSQEPGGDTPSSSLMKFEDGDGNELAVVYVCKQCGQNFENKIDLTAHEQMLHCALCQKCFKDKSALVVHQWAFHMPKPNTKEPKYPPKDEGPFSCNECGKSLLSKSGFERHQSIHTGAFPCPECGKCLTDRSGLIRHRRTHTVERSFPCLDCGRRFTRRNHLMSHQSVHKESISPTAENDFQ